One window of Chamaesiphon minutus PCC 6605 genomic DNA carries:
- a CDS encoding serine/threonine-protein kinase yields MSLSLYPIIRKLGEGGFGTTYLATNTLMPSQPYCVVKQLTPTSADPKVQQLIKDRFKQEAITLEHLGKDSNGKVPSLYAYFVERGEFYLIQEYVDGQTLNERVQTRGLFTEIQVRQLLTDILPTLCYVHDRGIVHRDIKPDNIMLRHRDNKPILIDFGAVKEIMSTTITASGDTAQSILIGTPGFMPLEQMSGRPMFASDIYALGLTALYLLTGKMPTEIETDPDRGNLNWQSLAPNISPQLVEILTKSIQPLSRDRYQNARQMLEDLSISSSPFPQPPVVSPIPIADDREKTVYVPIATTTTNGNSQARPLIIALTAAIVGGGLIGGFLVLGHNSSRNESSENKNNSQQTVANNNPVINSTPKITSTSNSTNDRRTASSRENTTENIERNNIAIRENITENTDRSNVASRENTTENIERSNASTSKNTIDNTDRDPRATVRDYYSKINNRNYTGAWNALPTDLQNNKSVHPNGYDSFLDWWAKQVANVEIQQTNLVSQTDRDAVVDVTIEYVMRAGGVSPQRIRYFLVKDDRNQEWAIQRIGLR; encoded by the coding sequence ATGTCGTTAAGTTTATACCCAATTATCAGGAAACTAGGTGAAGGTGGTTTTGGTACTACGTATTTAGCAACAAATACATTGATGCCTTCCCAGCCTTATTGTGTGGTCAAACAGTTAACGCCGACATCAGCAGATCCGAAAGTACAGCAGCTAATCAAAGATCGATTTAAGCAAGAAGCAATTACTTTAGAGCATTTGGGCAAGGACAGTAACGGCAAAGTTCCCAGTCTTTATGCTTATTTTGTCGAACGGGGAGAGTTTTATCTCATCCAAGAGTATGTAGATGGTCAAACCTTAAATGAGCGAGTACAAACGCGGGGACTATTTACTGAAATTCAAGTTAGACAATTACTCACCGATATTCTGCCCACACTTTGCTATGTCCACGATCGGGGAATAGTTCACCGGGACATTAAGCCTGATAATATCATGCTGCGCCATCGCGATAATAAGCCGATTCTCATCGACTTTGGTGCGGTCAAGGAGATAATGAGTACGACGATAACAGCATCAGGGGATACTGCTCAGTCGATCTTGATTGGGACACCAGGGTTTATGCCGCTCGAACAAATGTCTGGTCGTCCGATGTTTGCTAGCGATATTTACGCATTAGGTTTAACAGCTCTCTACCTCCTAACTGGTAAGATGCCCACAGAAATTGAAACCGATCCCGATCGTGGAAATCTAAATTGGCAGTCATTAGCTCCGAATATATCACCGCAGTTGGTAGAGATACTAACTAAATCGATTCAGCCTTTATCACGCGATCGATATCAGAATGCGCGGCAAATGTTAGAGGACTTAAGTATTTCCTCATCACCATTTCCGCAACCACCCGTTGTATCTCCTATTCCAATTGCAGACGATCGTGAAAAAACGGTATACGTTCCAATAGCGACAACTACTACTAATGGGAATAGCCAAGCTAGACCGTTAATAATAGCACTGACTGCTGCGATCGTGGGTGGTGGATTAATCGGCGGCTTTTTAGTGCTAGGTCATAATTCTAGTCGAAATGAGTCTAGTGAGAACAAAAATAATAGCCAGCAAACTGTCGCTAATAACAATCCAGTAATAAATAGCACTCCTAAGATTACAAGCACTTCTAATTCTACAAATGATCGTAGAACGGCATCTAGTAGAGAAAATACTACTGAAAATATTGAGCGTAATAATATAGCTATTAGAGAAAATATTACTGAAAATACCGATCGTAGTAATGTAGCTAGTAGAGAAAATACTACTGAAAATATTGAGCGTAGCAATGCGTCCACTAGCAAAAATACCATTGACAATACCGATCGAGATCCAAGAGCTACCGTTCGAGATTACTACTCTAAAATTAACAACAGAAACTATACTGGTGCCTGGAATGCTCTTCCTACAGACCTGCAAAATAATAAATCCGTACATCCCAATGGGTATGATTCTTTTTTGGACTGGTGGGCAAAGCAGGTTGCAAATGTCGAAATTCAGCAGACTAACTTAGTTTCACAAACAGATCGAGATGCAGTGGTTGATGTCACGATCGAGTATGTGATGAGAGCGGGAGGAGTTTCACCTCAAAGAATTCGTTATTTTTTGGTCAAAGACGATCGAAATCAGGAATGGGCAATTCAGAGAATTGGACTTAGATAA